A stretch of DNA from Micromonospora peucetia:
GTCCCGCAAGGGTAGGAACAGCTTGCCACTCGAATCGAGCCGGTTACCTGCTTAAGGTGACCAGCTCGACGCCTCTACCGACGCGGGGGTTACTCGCCGCCTTCCGGGCGTGCACCGCCTGGCTCGATTCTCGGGGCTCCAAGCCTCGGCCTTTCACGGCGGCCGTGACCTTGGATGTCGAGAATGCCTCGTCGTATAGACCGACTGCGGATGCACGCTGGCCTATCATGGCTTCTTGCATAGGCGCGAGCCTCCACGGAAAGGCATGGCGCGACGCGCGGGCCAAGGTGCTCAGTTCGACTCAGCAGCGCTGCCTGCTGGCCCGCCGGCCGCGACACGCCGAGGTCTTCCCGAGGTGGAGATTCGGGGTCCGGCACCAACATGTCGCCTGCGCAGCCGCCCGCAGATGCCTCGAAAAACGGCACCGTCCGTGTCCGTCACCTGACACGGAGTGTCGGGGTCCGTGGTTAGGCTGCTCTGACGTCCGAAAGGGAGCCCGGCTTCGCCGCTACCGGAGGTGCCACCACCATGGACAGTCGAGCAGCACGCCCCATCAGACGTACCGGAACTCTACTTTTGGCGGCACTGAGCGCGCTCCTGCTGATCGGCGTCGACGCGGTGCTCAGGCCGGTCGCGCCGGTCCGGGCCGGCAGCGCCGCCGCGACGGTCATCGGCACCCTGGCCGAAAGGTCGGGCCGGCCAGCCGCCCGCGTGCGGGTCACCATGGAGCCGAGCAACGGCGCCGGGAGCCCGACGTACTCGGCCACCACCGACCGGGCCGGGCGGTGGCGGGTGTCCGGCGCGTTGGCCGGGCGCTACCGGATCACCTACCACCTGCCCGGCGCCTCCGCGCCCCGCTACTACCCGGGCCGCGTCTCGCACCCCTTGGGATTCGTCGCCGTTCCGGCCCGCGGCCGGCTCGTCGTCAACGACGTCCTGCCCCGAGCCGGCCGGATTCGGTTCGTGGCGGCCGACGCGGCCACCGGGGTCAGGGTGCGGGAGTTCTGTGTGCAGAACCCGCTGGAGCTCGGCTTCTACTGCACCAACCCCTCGGGGCCATTCCCCGACGGGTATGTCGACCTGGAGTTGCCGCCCGGCAAGTACCGGTTCACCGGTTACGCGACCGACGGCGTGCACGAGGGCGCGATGGTCGACGCGACCGCGGTCGACGGCCGGACGACCCGGGCGACGCTGCCGGTCCAGCCGCCCGGCGCCGAACTGAAGGTGGTGGTGCGGGACCGGGTGACCGGCGCGCCGGTGCCCAACGCGGCGGTGCGCGCCATGCCGGTGGACAAGCGGTTCCCTGATGTCTACGACGTCACCGAGATCTCCGACGAGCAGGGGGTGGTGCGGTTCCGGAGTCTCTTCCCGGACCGGTACCACCTCTGGGCGGGCGCCGGTGGAGGCGTATACGGCGCGCAGTGGGTCGGCCCGAACGGTGGCACCGGCGACCGCGCCAAGGCGCTGGTGGTCGAGCCGGGGCCCGGGGTCACCACACTGCCCGACATCATGCTGGACGGGGCGGGGTCGATCACCGGGACGATCACCGACCGGGCCACCGGCCAGCCGGTGTCGGTGACCGTCGCCCTGACGACCTTCGACCCGTTCTGGTACGAGACCACGCCCAAGGTTCCCGGCAACGGCGCGTACACCTTCAGCGGGCTCGGCCCGTACGAGTGGTCCCTGGCGTTCATTCCCCCGGGCAACGGCGGACCCGGCAGTCCGTACGCCATCCAGTGGTCCGGTGGGGCGCCGAACAGCATCAAGGCGGCCCGGATCAAGGTCGTCGCCGGTGGCACGACCGTGGCGAACGAGCGGATGAGCGCCGGTACGGCCGTCTCCGGCAAGGCCAACGGCCTTCCGAAGTACGAATACGCCGGCCCTCTCTACGCCTACAACGCCGACACCGGCGACATCGTCGCGGTCGACGAGAACGTCGAGGACGGCCGGTACGACATCCGGCTCGTGCCCGGCCAGCGCGTCCGGTTCTGCCTGTCCACGGTCCGCTGCCACCCCGACTTCACCCGGCTGGCCGACGCCACCGCCTTCCGGGTGGGTACCCGCCCGTTCACCGTCGACTTCCCCGGCTGGCGCCGCTGAGCCGGGACCCTCGCACTCGCGCCGCTGCCCGGTTTACGGACTCTTCACAATACAAAGTGTCTTCGGTGATGCTGATGGCGTCTGCGATGCTGTGGGCGTGGAGTACGTGTCCAGAGTGCCGCGACCGCCGCTGGACGGGCTGATGGATGACCTCTACTACCTGGAGGGTACGTCGCCGTACGCCCGGCTGACGCTGCCGCCGATGCCGTCGGCGTTGCTCATCGTCAACCTCGGGGCGCCGTTCCGCATCCGCGCCGGCACCGACATCGAGACGGCCGAGTACGCCGACGGCTGCGTGGTCACCATGCCCACCCGCGCCTTCGAGTTCGGTTATCCGCCGGAGACCCGGTCAGTCGGCGTGCACTTCAAGCCGTGGGGGCTGGCGCCGTTCCTGCCGATGCCCGCGGCCGAGCTGTGTGACCGGCCGGTAACAATGGAGCAGGTTTGGGGCCGGCCCGCCATTGCTGAGCTGCGAGACCGGCTGGCCACGGCGGACGGACCGCACGAGATGCTGACGCTGCTCGAGGAGGAGCTGATGCGACGGCTGTGCGAAACCGCCGGCCTGGGGCTGGTCCGCCATACGAGCAGCGTCATCGCGGCGACCAGCGGGACGGTGGCGATCGGCGACCTGAGCGTGGCAGCCGGTGTCAGCAGCACTCATCTGGCACAGCGGTTCAAGGAGCTCATCGGCGTGACGCCGAAGCGGCTGGCCCGCACCTACCGCTTCGCCGCCACCGTGTTCGCGATCAACCCCGCCGGACCGATCGACTGGGGCGACCTCGCCGGTTGCGCAGGCTACTTCGACCAGGCCCACTTCGGCCACGAGTTCCGGGCGTTCACCGGGCTCACGCCGACCCGGTACGTCGAAGTCCGGCGGCGGTTCCTGCGCGAACATCCCGGCCACGTGCTGG
This window harbors:
- a CDS encoding carboxypeptidase-like regulatory domain-containing protein, with translation MAALSALLLIGVDAVLRPVAPVRAGSAAATVIGTLAERSGRPAARVRVTMEPSNGAGSPTYSATTDRAGRWRVSGALAGRYRITYHLPGASAPRYYPGRVSHPLGFVAVPARGRLVVNDVLPRAGRIRFVAADAATGVRVREFCVQNPLELGFYCTNPSGPFPDGYVDLELPPGKYRFTGYATDGVHEGAMVDATAVDGRTTRATLPVQPPGAELKVVVRDRVTGAPVPNAAVRAMPVDKRFPDVYDVTEISDEQGVVRFRSLFPDRYHLWAGAGGGVYGAQWVGPNGGTGDRAKALVVEPGPGVTTLPDIMLDGAGSITGTITDRATGQPVSVTVALTTFDPFWYETTPKVPGNGAYTFSGLGPYEWSLAFIPPGNGGPGSPYAIQWSGGAPNSIKAARIKVVAGGTTVANERMSAGTAVSGKANGLPKYEYAGPLYAYNADTGDIVAVDENVEDGRYDIRLVPGQRVRFCLSTVRCHPDFTRLADATAFRVGTRPFTVDFPGWRR
- a CDS encoding helix-turn-helix domain-containing protein — encoded protein: MEYVSRVPRPPLDGLMDDLYYLEGTSPYARLTLPPMPSALLIVNLGAPFRIRAGTDIETAEYADGCVVTMPTRAFEFGYPPETRSVGVHFKPWGLAPFLPMPAAELCDRPVTMEQVWGRPAIAELRDRLATADGPHEMLTLLEEELMRRLCETAGLGLVRHTSSVIAATSGTVAIGDLSVAAGVSSTHLAQRFKELIGVTPKRLARTYRFAATVFAINPAGPIDWGDLAGCAGYFDQAHFGHEFRAFTGLTPTRYVEVRRRFLREHPGHVLDSWPLPAD